The Narcine bancroftii isolate sNarBan1 chromosome 11, sNarBan1.hap1, whole genome shotgun sequence genome has a window encoding:
- the LOC138745895 gene encoding leiomodin-2-like codes for MSQFGYRRELAKYEDIDEDEILASLTSAELKELENELDNIDPDHFVPIGMRQKDQTDKTPRGVFSREALMAHWEHETQKLLARERLCAEARLAQTNEAGTGTFEGDHEDNQCSSEEDENVTEEEEEEEEEEEEEEEEEEEEEEEEEEEEEEKEEEEEEEEEKGIENAKEITDTRPISSNGQLGSQRSNGHVNNQPMTNGFKKEKITDDDSTLKVVASQPSGNTTIVEDALECIKNNDSEKTEINLNNVENINTATFKLIAEALKYNTVVKNVSLANTHADDHVACALADMLQVNRTITNLNIDSNYITGKGILAIIRATQHNAILTELRFHNQRHICGGKVEMEIANLLKENTTLMKLGYHFELPGPRMTMTSILTRNLDKQRQKRLLEQKQQQEMDKLLGFEGPTNPRTVALQRDSPRSSPRPSPKSSPWSSPKVTKKSNCHKPAVPPPPPPPLPEKLVLPPPPPPPPLPVQSTPSRNIAEAIKLQEMKLKHICQNGKAKKSKSIRKKQHKENNILKQLKNSLKPILDQRSEDGSRPATPCTTLHDELMSAIRASSVKQLRPVEVPEYLR; via the exons ATGTCGCAGTTCGGGTACAGAAGGGAACTGGCCAAGTACGAGGACATCGACGAGGACGAAATCCTCGCGTCGCTGACGTCGGCCGAGCTGAAGGAGCTGGAGAACGAGTTGGACAATATCGACCCCGACCACTTCGTCCCgattgggatgaggcagaaagacCAGACGGACAAAACGCCTCGAGGCGTGTTCAGCAGAGAAGCCCTGATGGCCCATTGGGAACACGAGACCCAGAAACTACTGGCGAGGGAGCGGCTTTGTGCCGAAGCAAGACTG GCGCAAACCAACGAAGCTGGCACAGGAACATTTGAAGGTGACCATGAAGACAACCAATGTTCAAGCGAAGAAGATGAAAATGTaacggaggaggaggaggaggaggaggaggaggaggaagaagaggaagaagaggaagaggaggaagaggaggaagaggaggaggaggaggaggagaaggaggaagaggaggaggaggaggaggagaaaggaattgAGAATGCCAAAGAAATTACTGACACCAGACCAATTAGCAGCAATGGACAGCTTGGATCACAAAGAAGTAATGGGCATGTAAACAATCAACCAATGACAAATGGcttcaaaaaagaaaaaataaccgATGATGATTCAACTCTCAAAGTGGTTGCCAGCCAACCAAGTGGAAACACAACTATAGTTGAGGATGCTCTTGAGTGTATCAAAAATAATGATTCAGAGAAAACAGAAATCAATCTGAATAATGTTGAGAACATAAACACTGCCACTTTCAAGCTTATTGCAGAAGCTCTCAAGTATAATACAGTTGTTAAAAATGTGAGCTTGGCAAACACGCACGCTGATGACCATGTGGCTTGTGCATTAGCTGACATGCTGCAGGTTAACAGAACTATCACGAACCTAAATATTGACTCTAACTATATCACAGGCAAGGGAATCTTAGCCATCATAAGGGCCACACAGCACAATGCTATATTAACAGAACTTAGATTCCACAATCAAAGGCATATATGCGGAGGGAAGGTTGAAATGGAAATAGCTAATCTTTTGAAAGAAAACACCACACTTATGAAATTAGGCTACCATTTTGAACTGCCTGGGCCACGGATGACAATGACAAGTATCCTAACCAGGAATCTGGACAAGCAGAGGCAAAAACGTCTCTTGGAGCAAAAGCAGCAACAGGAAATGGACAAGCTTCTCGGCTTTGAGGGACCAACAAACCCACGGACAGTTGCTTTACAGAGGGATTCGCCGAGATCCTCCCCTCGTCCTTCTCCAAAGAGCTCACCCTGGTCATCTCCCAAAGTAACCAAAAAATCTAATTGCCACAAACCTGCTGTGCCGCCGCCACCCCCGCCGCCTCTCCCGGAGAAGCTCGTACTTCCTCCCCCACCGCCCCCTCCTCCGCTGCCAGTGCAGTCAACTCCAAGCAGGAATATCGCAGAAGCCATTAAGCTTCAAGAAATGAAATTAAAGCATATCTGTCAAAACGGTAAAGCCAAGAAAAGCAAAAGCATCAGGAAGAAACAACACAAAGAAAATAACATTCTGAAACAGCTCAAAAACTCTCTCAAACCGATTTTAGACCAAAGATCAGAGGATGGATCAAGACCAGCCACCCCATGTACAACATTACATGATGAACTTATGTCAGCGATCCGGGCAAGCAGTGTAAAACAACTAAGACCA GTTGAAGTTCCAGAATATCTTCGATAA